AGCATGGGTAGTTCACCACTACCCACGGCATTGAAGGGGCGAATAATCAAATAGCGTAAGCCATATTCCTGGGCTGCCCCCCGGACCAGATATTCGCCGTAGAGCTTTTGCATACCGTAATTGGTAAAAGGGACGAGCTGTTGATATGCATCTTCCTCGGTCACCGGGCGCTGTACGCGCTCATAAACCATGGAAGACGAATAATAAACAAAGAGCGCGTCCGGACAAGCTGCAAGGGTACAGTCAATGGCATGGGCCAGTATTTCGTTGTTATCACGAGCGATTTGATAAGGAATGCGGTGAAAATAGCGAATCCCACCGATAAGCGCAGCCAGACAGACGACCACGTCGTAGCCATTGAAGTCCACAGGATAGAGATTTCGGACATCCTTGATGACCAGATTGACCTGGGGATCACTGAAAAAATCATGTTCAAGATGACCGTATTTGCTGAAATTATCGACAATAGTGAGTTGATAACCCTGCTTGAGCATCTCGCGAACTGTGTACGAACCGACAAAACCGGCCCCACCCAACAACAGAATATTTTTGGACATAGTGTCTTCCTGATTTGTTATGAAGCTAATTGGGCTCTTTGACGTTTTGTCAGAAATTCAACGTGATTGCTCGATACTCTTCCATTGCGTCGAGGAGCCGTAAACAGACGTTAAGTGCTGTAGTAAAACATCTCGCCCTTGCCGCAGGCATTCCAGACATCAACAACTAGGACTCCATGGCGCAGGCCTTGCATCAACTCAGGCCACTGGTCGATGAAGGTGCTGTGGTTCATGGCCAGAATAACCACATCAGCGCCTACAACGGCTGCCTTCGGATCCAAGTTGGCAAAGCGCTCAAAGCCACAATCCAGCATGGTGCTAGCAGGCAGATTAGGTTCACTGACCCTAATCTGTCGCGGCACCTCTCGCAGCAGATAACGCAATAATTTTTGTATCAGACTATCCCGAATATCATCGCTGTCCCGCTTGAAGGTGAAGCCCAAGACTGCAACCCGCTTGTTGGTTATGCGCACCCGTTCACCAATCTGATCCACAATGGCCTTGGGCAAGGATTCATTGATACGCCATGCCGACGTAAACAGATCTGACTGGGGGAACAACTCGCTGATCATGGCAAAATCTTTGCGCAGGCAGGGTCCACCGGTGAACCCCGGGGTAAACAGGATGGGGCGGGGATAATCCTCGTTGGTGACTTCCAACAGGCGATAGATGTCTTCGCCGAATTCATTGGCCACCATGAAAAAGTAGTTCACCAGCGCGAAATAGACGTAGCGGCCGGTGTTGCAGAACAGCTTTACCAGTTCGGCACCACGAAAACTGACATGAAAGGTCTTGGCCGTCAGGCGAGTGAACAGGACCCGAGCCGATTGAAAGCTCTCATCGTCCTCGGCCCCAATGGGCTGCGGCAGCCGGCTCAACTCCTCCAGGGCCTTACCTTCGAGAATGCGTTCTGGCGCGAAGGTCAGCAGGAACTCGCGCCCCAACTGCCAGCCACGCTCGACCTCGATGCGATGACGGACGAATTCCGTCGTACCCACCGCAACTGTACTGCGCAGGATAATGGACTGGCCCGGCACCAGCACCGGAATCATCGCCTTCAACACTTCATTGACGTGACCCAGGTTCATCTCGATATGTTCGGAAAAAGGGGTGCCCACGGTAATGATGATCTTTTCCGCCCGGGCACAGTCAGCAATCCGATCACTGGTTTCAATGGCGCACCCCCGATCCAGCAATTCTTGGAACCCCTCTTCCTTGAAGGGCATCCGTCCCGAGTTAACGGGATCGAGAATGGTTCTGTCGCGATCCACCCCGAGGACACGCAACCCCTTTGAGGCAAACAGCAAGGCCAGCGGTAGGCCTACCCGGCCAATACCAACAACCGCGACGTCAAAATCAAATATTGATGAACTCATTGATCCAATCCGAAAATCTCAGGGAACAACACGCATCCAGGCCAACGGGGTGCTCACGGAGCAACGCAGCGCTTCAGGGCATGTTGTCACCACACGATCGACCGGGAATCATCCGATCAGGGAAGTACAACCTGCCACATGGGCGCTTTCATATCGTACAGCGGCAAAATCGTGGCCCCGACGCCCCTCGACTGAAGAAACTCATGTATCTTGAGACCCGATGACTCTGCCGCGATCAAGATCAAATCCGGGCGCAAGGTTTCCAATTCGTGCGGGGCCGCAACGATCCAGTTTGCCACCCGTCTCCCGGCAATGCCCTGATCCATCAGCCCCACAAGGTTCAAGCCCGGATAATGCGCGAGCATCTTCAGTACCTGGTCAGCCATTTCCCCGCGTGCCCCGTAGATCAATAGGCGGTGGCCACTATACAGGCACTGCCGCAGCAATTCACCCAAGCGCGTCAGATAGTCGTCGCCGGGCAGCGGCAAGGCACGAGACGACTTGAGTTCAAAATCGTTCACCACGCGCCCGGTAAACTGAATTCGAAACGCCTGATCGTAATGCCCAAGACAAGCGGCCAGCACCTCCCTCAGGCATTCGACTCGGATCAGCAGGTTGCACAGTGGGTAGAGATGGCCATCACTGCGTATCCAGGGCAACTCCTCGACCAAGGCGTCAAAAAAAGGTCCGCCGAGATGTTGCGGGTCCATCCGCTCAGAGAGTAGGACCCCCTTTATATCCTGCTTCTTTCGCTGAAGTACGTTGCCGTGCAGGCGATCGAGTTGCACGTAGCTGCGAACTCCCCACAGGTCAACCGATCGCCTTTCCCAGCCTGGCGGCATGATACTCCATTCCTGTCCAAGCACCGCCAGGGGCCCGGCGATGATCTGGCAAATATTGGACTCGAAGGCGATTGTCCCGGCCAACAGCGCGTCATACAGCGACTGCAGCTCCGACCTGTCGGCACAATAAAACGACTCTACCGACGGCGCATTCCCCGGTCGCCGGGTTCCAGTCTTGCGGAAAATGTGCTCGAGTCGGCGCTCGATGGCATGCTGTTCCCTGGCCTTGCGCGCCGCATTCCGACCCACACGATGGCGCTCCTTCCGGTCAGGAAGATAACGAGAAATCTTCTCTCCCAGGTCCTCAAGATCCCGATAAAAAACAATCTCCTCATTCTCCTCGAACAGGTCGGCCAGTTCCGGGTTTGCGTTGACGATCTGAAACAGGCCTGAACCTGCCACTTCAAAATGTCGCAACTTGGTCTGCCAGTCGAACACATCATCCGCGCTGAATCCCGGGTTGAAGAGTATGCGAGTACGACGATAGATCTCCTGCAGTTCGGCATGGGAGGGAAAGCCTTCATAGCACTCCTTGAGAACAGGATGTCGATCCCAGCCGTAGCCAAACAGGCTCAGCCGAACGTTTCGCTCCTGGCAGAGGTGATAGAGCCCCACCAACAATCTCTGCCTGCTGTCTCCATCACGATAATAATGGCCCGGGGCCGCCTCATGCTCCAGATTAGTTCCAACAAAAACGACATCGTAGACCTCCTCACTGGGCTCTAGGAGGGGAAACCGTTGGGTGTTATAGCCCCAGGGCAGGTATGAGACATGCTCGACACCCGAAGCCAAGCGTCGCTCCACCCCACGGCGAGAGGGGGAAAAGATCCCGTCGTAGCGATGATCGTGCACCTGATTTTGCCGAAACCAAACCTCTGGATCGTCATCGGCATGAAAGGTCAAGACCTCTACCCCTTGCGCGCGGACCTGCTCGAAAAACCCGTCCGAGAAAAAGGGCTGAATGGCATCGGAATAGAAAAACATCTGCTGCGGCCGATGCTCCCCGAGAATGCGTAACAGGTACGCCTCGGCGAAAGCCTCCCCCTCGGAATTTAGCAGCGGCGAAACGTCAACAAACAGGGCCTCATAGCGGCTCCTGATGGGCTCTACCCAATGCCAGCGCACGTACTCAATGGCCAGTGCGCCCACCACGAGGATCTTCATCGGCGCTCACTCATCCAGGTCAGAAAACACGGCATACAGGACCGTTTCCGTGCCCTTCAGGCTATGCTGACCGACGAAATAGCAGTAGCCCGGCTGGATGGCGTCGATCTGTTGCTTGATCTCCCACAGGTGTTCCACCTGATGATAAATGGATATCTGCAGTTTTGGCCTGAATTCGCGGATAGTCCCCGCCGCGCCAGCCAAAACCTGGGGCTCAGCGCCTTCCACATCGGACTTGATCAGGGACACCCGGTCCAAGCCCTCCTTCTCTACGAAGGAATCGAGTGAAACCACATGGATAAGGGACTCCCCGTGCTCGGTTATCTGATGGCAACCGGGCTCACTGTGCTCGGTACTGAAACGAAGCTCGGCCCGCTTATCCCAAAGCCCCATCTTGACGGGAGCGACACGCTGCCCGATACCCGACGCCTGCAGCTTTTCGATCATCCAAGGATAATTTTCCTCGCTGGGCTCGAAGGCATACACTTTGCCCTCGTCCCCCACAAAATCGGCGAACATCAGCGAGGTGTCTCCATTCATTGCCCCGACATCTATGACCCGATCCCCTTCCTTGGCCCGCACCTGCGGATGGGCGTACTGCGGATAAGTCGAAAGAGACAGAAATCCGTAATCGCCCTTGCCGATTGAGTGAATCAGGGATGAAAAGACCCTCCGCGATTCGTCGTCGGCAAGCCCCACCAAAATGGAATCAATCTCATCTCGTACCTTCTCGTACACCCAGGGACGAAACTCAGCTGCGCCTGCCAGATTGGACCGAACACAGACCCGACCAATGGTGGTATCGAATCCCATGCGCCTCAATTGCATGAAAATTGAGTCGAAGTACATGCTGGACACAATGATTCGGCAGTCCCCGTAGCCAGACAAATCATGGGGCGACAAGACAGGCACCCCGTCCTTTTGCGTTCCCCACAATTGTTCGTTGTTATCCACGAAGGCCAGTACTTCGACACCGTAATACTCCAGGAGGGCTTTGACCTTGCTGCCCAGGAGCCCGGCCCCAAACAAAACGGCCCTGCGAAAAGTGACAGGGCCATCGGGGAGCCACAGATAATGATTGGAAAGGGCATGCAAACTCAATGGGTTGATCCTCAGAAGAACAAGGGGTGCGATGGCGGATGCACCCAGAATGCCTAGAACCCGTTCAGTTGTTCACAGGCTACCGAATCCATTAGACTCGACGCCCATTCAGTCAGCACCGGATTCTCTCATGAAGATCCTTGTCATCGGTAACTTCAGCTCCGCCTACGTTGAGCAAAGTTGGGGAGCACCTCTTCGCAAGCGCCGCAACACGCAGGTAGTGGACATTATCCCCCTGCTTTCCCAAGGATTTCAGCATGGCGAGAGCGCCGAAGGCTATGTCCTTTCGCTGTTGCGCCAGGGCGACTTTGATCTCTTCTTCTTCTATTCGGACGGCATTCAGACCCTGTTCCCAGAGTCTTTTTTCGACGCCGTTCGCGCAATCCGGGTCCCGATACTGACGTTCCATGCCGATGACGAACCGGAAAAGCAGTTCGAGCTCAATAGCCGCCACGACGCACGCTTCGATATCATCGCTAGCTGCTCGGCCCGGGCGCACGCGCGGCGAGCCCGTGCGTCTTCTTCCCACTCCCTGTATCTACCCTGGGGGTTCAATCCCGACAATTTCTATCCGGTCCCGACATCGGGATACGACTACGATCTCGTCTTCATCGGCAAGCACAAGGTCGGCGGCAAAAACGCCCCCACCAATGAGGACGGGATTGAACGCCAGCAGATCCTGGTGGAACTCAAGGAGTTTGCCGATCGGGCAGGTATCCGCTTCGCCGTGTTCGGCATGGACTGGGATCAGCACCCCATCCTCAAAGAAGTCGACGGAGGCGCCCTGAACCACGACGAAATGCTGTCGGTCTATGGTCGCAGCAAACTGGTCTTCAACCCCGGCTGGTCATTCGATAGCGGCGTCCACAACTACCAAATCAAGCTCAGGCATTTCGAGGTGGCGGGCTGCCGGGCCTGCCAGATCACCAATCACAATCCCGAACTGGCCGAGCTGTTTCGCCCCAACGAGGAAGTCCTTTTCTACCGGGATCTGGAGTCTCTCAAAGACACGATCCTGCACTACCTGCAAGCGGACGAGACTCGGGAGGCCATCGCCGAGGCGGGGTATCTCCGGGCCCTGCGGGAACACACCATGGGACATCGGCTCGATGATCTATTCGAGGAATGCGCCAGACTCTTCCCGCCCAGCGCCAGCCCCCTCCAAACCACCCCCCAGGTCATACGGGTGATCGTGGGAGCCTGCGC
This is a stretch of genomic DNA from gamma proteobacterium SS-5. It encodes these proteins:
- a CDS encoding NAD(P)-dependent oxidoreductase, producing MSKNILLLGGAGFVGSYTVREMLKQGYQLTIVDNFSKYGHLEHDFFSDPQVNLVIKDVRNLYPVDFNGYDVVVCLAALIGGIRYFHRIPYQIARDNNEILAHAIDCTLAACPDALFVYYSSSMVYERVQRPVTEEDAYQQLVPFTNYGMQKLYGEYLVRGAAQEYGLRYLIIRPFNAVGSGELPMLDRQGQVAFGMAHVIPDFIYKALIQQSPFQILGDGEQVRTMTHARDIAEATVLALQNDIVNEDFNFCGATPYKMGDLAKVIWQRINPDMAMPEFEHLEAPAADVRFRVGYSEKAKKLLCWQPRFDMDYILEDTIGYIREHLDSLPNNHGAS
- a CDS encoding nucleotide sugar dehydrogenase — translated: MSSSIFDFDVAVVGIGRVGLPLALLFASKGLRVLGVDRDRTILDPVNSGRMPFKEEGFQELLDRGCAIETSDRIADCARAEKIIITVGTPFSEHIEMNLGHVNEVLKAMIPVLVPGQSIILRSTVAVGTTEFVRHRIEVERGWQLGREFLLTFAPERILEGKALEELSRLPQPIGAEDDESFQSARVLFTRLTAKTFHVSFRGAELVKLFCNTGRYVYFALVNYFFMVANEFGEDIYRLLEVTNEDYPRPILFTPGFTGGPCLRKDFAMISELFPQSDLFTSAWRINESLPKAIVDQIGERVRITNKRVAVLGFTFKRDSDDIRDSLIQKLLRYLLREVPRQIRVSEPNLPASTMLDCGFERFANLDPKAAVVGADVVILAMNHSTFIDQWPELMQGLRHGVLVVDVWNACGKGEMFYYST
- a CDS encoding glycosyltransferase, encoding MKILVVGALAIEYVRWHWVEPIRSRYEALFVDVSPLLNSEGEAFAEAYLLRILGEHRPQQMFFYSDAIQPFFSDGFFEQVRAQGVEVLTFHADDDPEVWFRQNQVHDHRYDGIFSPSRRGVERRLASGVEHVSYLPWGYNTQRFPLLEPSEEVYDVVFVGTNLEHEAAPGHYYRDGDSRQRLLVGLYHLCQERNVRLSLFGYGWDRHPVLKECYEGFPSHAELQEIYRRTRILFNPGFSADDVFDWQTKLRHFEVAGSGLFQIVNANPELADLFEENEEIVFYRDLEDLGEKISRYLPDRKERHRVGRNAARKAREQHAIERRLEHIFRKTGTRRPGNAPSVESFYCADRSELQSLYDALLAGTIAFESNICQIIAGPLAVLGQEWSIMPPGWERRSVDLWGVRSYVQLDRLHGNVLQRKKQDIKGVLLSERMDPQHLGGPFFDALVEELPWIRSDGHLYPLCNLLIRVECLREVLAACLGHYDQAFRIQFTGRVVNDFELKSSRALPLPGDDYLTRLGELLRQCLYSGHRLLIYGARGEMADQVLKMLAHYPGLNLVGLMDQGIAGRRVANWIVAAPHELETLRPDLILIAAESSGLKIHEFLQSRGVGATILPLYDMKAPMWQVVLP
- a CDS encoding glycosyltransferase, translating into MKILVIGNFSSAYVEQSWGAPLRKRRNTQVVDIIPLLSQGFQHGESAEGYVLSLLRQGDFDLFFFYSDGIQTLFPESFFDAVRAIRVPILTFHADDEPEKQFELNSRHDARFDIIASCSARAHARRARASSSHSLYLPWGFNPDNFYPVPTSGYDYDLVFIGKHKVGGKNAPTNEDGIERQQILVELKEFADRAGIRFAVFGMDWDQHPILKEVDGGALNHDEMLSVYGRSKLVFNPGWSFDSGVHNYQIKLRHFEVAGCRACQITNHNPELAELFRPNEEVLFYRDLESLKDTILHYLQADETREAIAEAGYLRALREHTMGHRLDDLFEECARLFPPSASPLQTTPQVIRVIVGACAPGNPHARDCLQIERMDDLFRPDIAEQLPNGGYVHLISGTILPLIRTTDYGSVLPMLARCKAPITHCDSLLRLPPLGKNPVQVDRGNFNGSTLNQARSLGLPPSIGAYFEEMVISGRNYFQINLLFAAHLFKSAAPDPLDSLDRNDIYESQRLICDLDIPQRGPAFKTCLNQRLADAFCAIEQLELKYVVWGAAGEMSIILPCWIDDHPSGFLGYLDRSLAGQSKGGHIIHSPERLDELQPDLVFIAATISGPTIFESMRDQRARYLLLPLYDLNHRNWFCGFS
- a CDS encoding FkbM family methyltransferase, which codes for MSLHALSNHYLWLPDGPVTFRRAVLFGAGLLGSKVKALLEYYGVEVLAFVDNNEQLWGTQKDGVPVLSPHDLSGYGDCRIIVSSMYFDSIFMQLRRMGFDTTIGRVCVRSNLAGAAEFRPWVYEKVRDEIDSILVGLADDESRRVFSSLIHSIGKGDYGFLSLSTYPQYAHPQVRAKEGDRVIDVGAMNGDTSLMFADFVGDEGKVYAFEPSEENYPWMIEKLQASGIGQRVAPVKMGLWDKRAELRFSTEHSEPGCHQITEHGESLIHVVSLDSFVEKEGLDRVSLIKSDVEGAEPQVLAGAAGTIREFRPKLQISIYHQVEHLWEIKQQIDAIQPGYCYFVGQHSLKGTETVLYAVFSDLDE